A window of Saimiri boliviensis isolate mSaiBol1 chromosome 1, mSaiBol1.pri, whole genome shotgun sequence genomic DNA:
CAGAACTATTACCGTGCGGTGCTCTGGGACCCTCACCCTTTGGCTTGCAGCTTCTCTGATGAACAAGAAGACGATCTGGCAAGAATGTGTGGCCACAGGACGCACAGGACAGAAGCTGAGCCTGGGCACTCTGAAATGCAGCCTCATTCGTTGCCTGAAGACTGGAGGACCCACTGCCACCAAGAGACTGCGGTTTGGAGGGTTGTGACCTCCTCAAGTGCTTGGGCAACTTGCTGTTTTCAATATGCCACTTTTGTAGGCACCGGGGTTCGTGAATGCCAATTGACTGGGACCCAAATTCTCGACCACAGATATAGCATACCCGCAATCCAGGCCTGCGAGCAGGGATCACAGGGGGACTAAACTGGCTTTCCGACATAATGCTTCTACTTGATGGTTTTGATAGTATCACAGTTCCAGGTCTTTTTTTCTGAGTGTCTGTCTTTATCTTTTCACCAGGATTAACTGTCTCTGTTTTTGGCGAAAGGCTAGAATAAGAGTCACTAGAGAGAAGCCCAACTTGGTTGATAAGGAAGGTGGGTTCTTTAGAATGGTGGAAAGTTTGTTGTAACTtattggaaattcttttcttctttcctctttccattaGCAAAGATGCCTTTCTGCAGTGCTTGCTCTGATTTCAGGCCAGACTCACTTTGGGCTTCTGCTTATAGTGGAGGTTAGTGAGGTTGGTTGTCCTGGGGTTCACACTGTTGCCAGTACCTTATTCCCACAGACCATGACTCAGAGCTTCATTGCAGGGCAGCAGTCTGGAATGTTGGAAAGTCCTCATTAAACCTGAGATGTCTCCAAGATCTGTGGAGGAGGGTGAGAGACATAAGAAGTTATtatgtacagacacacacacacacacacacacacacacacacacacacacacatatttggattataaaataataaagggcaatgagtatttttttgtgtttttttgcttgttttaaatatTGACCTTGTGTACTTTTTGACTAGCATAGTAATCAGCATATGGGATTTGGTCAGTAAACTAAAATAAACCTGAAGAAATTTTCCATCATCAACTGCATTATCACTGTGTTGGAAATAGTGCTCTGCCCaggccaggcgcagaggctcacacctgtaattccagcactttgggaggctgaggcaggcggattgcaaggtcaggagttcaagaacagcctgaccaacatggtgaaactctgtctctactaaaaatacaaaaattatctgggtgtggtggtgcacgcctgtaatcacagctactcaggaggctgaggcaggagaatcactggaatccaggaggcagaagttgtagtgagccgagatcgaaccactgcactctagcctgtgtgacagagcaagactccgtctcaaaaaaataaggaaaattaaaaaaatagcgcTCTGTCCAAAAAGTTAACTTGACCATTTTAGCACATCATAGATACAGATGACACAAACCAACAGAGGTGGAGACCAGTGGGGTGAGACCATAGAAGAGAAAACTGTGAACTgtgaaaattaatgaaatcagCAGGTCATACAAAAAGCCCCCCTGGGCCCCACAAAAACTTCCACTACGTCAGAGATTCTTAACTTGTTAGTGACATGGATTCCTTTGACAATTCTGTGACGCCTATGCACTTCTCAGAATAATATTcttttaagcaaaaaataaaaatggttgcTATCACAGGTGAAATCAGTTTTACTGAAGTAATTTGTCAAATATTTCTAGtcgttatatatattttaattgagatAAAGTCTTGTCACAGACTTCTTGAGTGTCCATAGACCTGAAGTTAAGAACTCTTGCAGAAGAAGTAATTCAAGAATGAATCTTATAAGGATTATCGGGAAGGACAGAAAAGTCTTGTAACACATCATGTATTCACTTTTGTTTATTATTGGCATAGGGTATTAATTACGTGTAGCTATAATTCTCCAGCAAAGAGTACAGCTTAGGCCAGCACCCATCCTGGTGGGATATCTGCAGATCTTTCATGGAATAATGATACATAGATGCTGCTTggggctctttctttctttctttctttcttttttttaagtatcatacctactttcttgttttatgtatgtatgacttctaaatattttttaaaatataaaacaaaagcacTGGATTCCCCAAACCAGAAGTGGCTGGTTAGAAATCCATTTATGGGAAGAAGCCTACATTTTTATATTGGGAAAAGTCATGAGTAAATTTTACCAGGAGTTTATAATCTGGCTCCCCAAAAAGATGATTTTAAGAAGCCTCAGGACCTTATTCATTTCCTGAAGGATGACCCAGATCAGGGTGATAGCCTCTAAAACATCCATTCTTAACCACAGAAAGAGCAGCCCCTGGTGTGAAGCTGGCTCCTGCACATCATGGCAAATACTCCAGTTCAGGCAGTGCAAGACCAGCAGTCCTGGTAATATGGAAACACTGGGCATTCTGTTTGATAAGGAATAAAAAGAGCTGTGAGATCTGTGCCCAGCTCCTGTATTTTGGTGCCAAGAAAGGTCTGAATCCTTGCCTTTAAGAGTATCAAATCAGGTCTGGCATGGAGAAGGAAGTTATTCTTCATTTTGACAGATTCCAAGACAGTAATATTAACAGATGTGGCAAAAGTATGTGTTGGCCCCAGAGCGGCcagcacaaaaaataaaacagagaaatttaTCACTTGATCAGTACCATCTAAAAGAGAAAGTAGATCTATGGAACATAGAAATaggataaaattatttcattaggtTTTTAAACCAGCCCATAGGTTATTTCCACAAACCAATCTTCTTCATTGGCTCTGTTCACCAAGGAATTTTAGTTTATCATTTTCCTTGATACCAGGAAATTGCAGGCACTAATATGACTTAAGAAGGCAGATTAGAAAAATCAGTGCAATCAAATAAATCTCCTTCCCCTAAATTttctctggctctgtcactctctctctctctctctttctctctctctctctctctctctctctctcacacacacacacacacacacacacacacatacacagtcctATTCCCAGTAGATTAGAATACTGAGAAATCCCCATGACTTTCCCCAACAACCCCTCCATCTCCCTTTTTGTAAGATAAGAgaagtaatatttattgaatgccaatTATGTGCAAAATATTGCAATGATTtttttgtaaacataattttagtTAATTCTCAAATCACTATGAAGCAGGTATTATTATTTCGATTTTTGTAAGTAAAGAAACCAACTCAGGAAAGAccagtgatttgcccaaggctgTCAAGTTTCTACATgacagaactgtgaatcaattccAGCTCTCTTTGGCTCCAATACGTGGCTCTTTCCATTATTCATTCTGCCTAAATTCCTCCAGCAGAGCTTCTTCCCTTTAGttttatctctgttttaatgtaCTATCCATTTGACTCAGGGGAAGGTAACTAAGCTCTCACCAGCCGTTATGCTTCCTTTTAGGAGAAGGAAGAGGCAAGAGGGAGGAGGGCAGATGAGGCACAGAGGAGGAACCTCTGAGAGGGAAAAAACAGAAGAGGGAGGCTGGGACTACTAAACACAATGTTTTTAATGTTGAGCGACAGGGGCCATTTTTTTTTataggtttgggagtacatgtgccCATTTGGTCTATGGGCATATTGCATAATGCTGAGGTCTGGAGTGCACATGAGTCCATCTCCCAGGTAGTATGCGTAGTACCTAGTAGGTAGTTTCTCAGCACTTCCTCTTCTTGCATTGCCccatgtctgttgttcccatctttatgcccAGGTGTATTTGACcgttacctcccacttataagtgagaacgtgtggtatttcgttttctgtttctgcattaagaatcattttattttgccACATACAGTTGTGTTCTAGATGTAGTTTTTCCTGAGTGATGTGCAGTGCAGATTCTTTTAATTTCTCCAATATCTTCAGAAAAATCTACATAACCAGCAGAGGTAGGGATCAGTTGTGGGCATGGGGCAGATCAACAATGAATGATatgttttctctgtctttatcATGGGCACAGGGCAAAAGTGAAGGCTTCCCCAAGAGGCCAGGTGGTACTCAGTTTGAAGCCATGTCACCATTTTGATTAGGGACAGAGCTTACTGTACAGAAGCATTTGTGcactgcaaacattttctctgcaGCAAACACAGAGAAACATTACAAAACGTCCATTTGAatcttcaacttttctttttctaccatccctttcctcctccaatgttttcctgaaatttttctCTTGTCAGTAAAAGTAGCAAAATATGGAAGATGAGGCAACTGGAATCCAGTGGCATCTTTGGGAACGGAGGTGTCTTGTGGAGAAATGCATTGTGTTTCTGCAGGTGACTGTGCAAAGGCCACAGCCATGGCACAGCAGTGTTTGCTGCTCTCCCTTTATAAGTTAGCTCTAAAAGCAAAAGTGCTGGGAAACGCTAAATGCATATACTTAAATCACCTAAGAAATTGGACTGTCACCCAAAACGTCATCAAGCAGTGTTGCTAGGTTATAAAGAGAACCACTTTGCAAAGCCAGCCAGTTTTACCTCAAGCGTCTCTGGGGAAATGTTCACTCAGTTGGCCTGAATTATTCGTTCTGACCATATCTGCACGTAGGACATTTAAAGAATGTCTTGGAAGGCATCACTTTTTATCAACATGATGCCATTTTTCCATTCTCTTCAGGGTTCAGGGAGAGACAAACACACGAAGATGAATGTAATAACCGTGGAAATCCAAAAACCATCTTGGCATTAGAAGGTCTCTTTAAAAGAGAGGCAATAGCACACAATGAAAAATGTGATCATATCTTTTAAAAGATCATGTTATCctttgaaacaaaagaaatatagttGATACATGACATGACCCCTTCTCTATTAGTATTGAATTCAACTTCTTTAAATGGACAAAAGTATAAATAAGAAAGATGGAGTTGGGGCTAATGGTGGCTCTGAGCAAGATTCTAAAATAGAGGAGATTCATC
This region includes:
- the ZNF474 gene encoding zinc finger protein 474, which produces MERGKKKRISNKLQQTFHHSKEPTFLINQVGLLSSDSYSSLSPKTETVNPGEKIKTDTQKKRPGTVILSKPSSRSIMSESQFSPPVIPARRPGLRVCYICGREFGSQSIGIHEPRCLQKWHIENSKLPKHLRRSQPSKPQSLGGSGSSSLQATNEAAFQSAQAQLLSCASCGHTFLPDRLLVHQRSCKPKGEGPRAPHGNSSDHLTGLRKAPGGTPARPRTVVCYICGREFGTLSLPIHEPKCLEKWKMENDRLLTELQPPLPQKPQPLLTVQSSHM